CAGTACATGGTTATGCTATATAACGTATGACTTTGCCTTGCAAAGGTTTAAGTGATGATGTGTGATGGATTAATTTGTGCATTGCCGCATAAATCCACTTTGCTCATTACCCAAAAATGATGCTGACTTTTATTTCAATCTATACAGCCTTAGATCTCGTACTCGCCCAATATATTTCGGATTTGATATAGCGAGCTATATCAAAACTACGAAACTCTTTAAATTATATTAAGTTTCAAGTAAATCCACTTGCCAATTGGTCGCCTGAATCAATACATTTAAATCACGCAGTTTGGCACTGATATCATCGGCTTGTTTTTGCAATGATGATACTGGAATCACTTTATGCCATTTAATCTCACGGGTACTGTAGCGATCAGGCTCACGATTGGTATTGCTGATTGCAGAGGTTAAGATTTTATGACGTTCTACAACTTCATCACGTTGTGTCAATAAAGCCAACAACGAACGACCATCAGCTAATTTTGCTAAAGCATTGGTTTGGTGGATAGCCAAAACCAACTTTTGTGATTCCTGAGTTAAGGCAAATACTTGCTTTAATAACTCATTTGGATCTTCAGATGGTTCATCACCATCTTGTACCAATACGTTTGCATTGATCCGTTGTTTGAGTGAAGCGAGTTTCTTTTGTTGATCGCTTCGTAATAATAATGCTTCTGCAAGTTTCATATTCTTATCCTTCTTTTAAGATTCTAAATGAATGTGTAAATAGTACAGTTTGTCTATATCTGTCCAAACATATTGGTAATTAGGACCGCCTTCGTCAGGGCAATTGGATTGAGCCCAATTTTTCCTATAATTTCACAGATATTTTTCGCTTGAACAGTATTGATCTGATTCAAATATTCCTTAAATATTTTTAAATTTAAGTCTTCAGGAAAAATTTCTAATTTCTCATTTAAGTCAGCGATAACGCCATTAATATTCTGAACTAATATTTCACGATTAGATTCTTGGAATATTGTATTGCCTATCCAACTTGGAGAAGAATGATTCCTGTTTGAAGTATATTTTAAGATAAAACTTAATAATTCATCATAGCTATACGAGTTTTCAGCATCTATGTAACTAAACTTTACATAGCTTGCTTGCCAAGTTGAGCAAAATAGATGAACAAAACTATCCGTATAAAGCTCATTGCAATCGGAATTTACTATTTTCTCGGAATTAAATATAAATGTTGTCATTTTTCCATCTGCTATGTATTCGCTTCAAAAGTTATTAGCAATTGAATATCGTTACTGTGAATATAAAGATGTTGCCAATGCTGACAGTATGGATTGAATTGCCAAGGAGGGCTGATATAACCCTGCTTAGCAAATTCAATTTCACCCATCAAATTTTCAATTTTGTTGAATAGACTTTGATAAATTTCCGAAAATTGATTGATGTTTAGTGTGGGAAATAAATTTTTGTAGAAAAATTCATGAATCGCATCTGTCCAATTAAGTGACTCCATTTCAAAAATCCAATCAGTATGATGTTGAAAATTTGATGGCTGTTTTATATTTAATTTTTTGCATTTTTGATAAAAAAACGCTTTGAAATTATCCTCAAACGCTTTGTCTTTGGAAAAATTTAATTGTTCAATATAACAATCAAATTCAGGACCTGTATATGATGTACGTAAAGCATTTGCTGCGGTACATAAACCATTCAAGAACTCATTAAACTTTTCTATTTCAAATGCAAAATTCATAATAATTAACCTTTTACACAAACAACCTGATTTAGCGTATAAACCACTTCCACCAAATCACTTTGCGCTTTCATCACATCTTCAATCGGCTTATAAGCAGACGGAATCTCATCAATCACGGCTTCATCCTTACGGCATTCCACACCTTGAGTTTGCTCAATCTGATCTTGCACAGTAAACAACTTCTTCGCAGCAGTACGGCT
The DNA window shown above is from Acinetobacter piscicola and carries:
- a CDS encoding DIP1984 family protein, with the translated sequence MKLAEALLLRSDQQKKLASLKQRINANVLVQDGDEPSEDPNELLKQVFALTQESQKLVLAIHQTNALAKLADGRSLLALLTQRDEVVERHKILTSAISNTNREPDRYSTREIKWHKVIPVSSLQKQADDISAKLRDLNVLIQATNWQVDLLET